Proteins found in one Thermomicrobiales bacterium genomic segment:
- a CDS encoding ABC transporter permease, with translation MFLALREIRHAKLRFALITGVIIMVSTLVFSLSGLANGLSAGNTAAIDAMPIDGMVISNGSDVLLDRSSVGADDADSIASIAGIEAAEPLGVSSASIRKQGETSLLGVSFFGVVPGGLLEPHIQKGERLGAVAHGVVIDESLVDDGIGLGDTFTTEPDGVELTVVGITTGKTYRLAPVVFMPLDLWQQIQPVRQGAAQDDVTAIVVRGSSEAIAMIPETVPNTMIGTRNQIADHIPGESEQNATLLLIQVFLVVIAAGIIAAFFYIITLQKMPELGVMKAIGTGTGYLARTLITQVLALAIVGVLIGISIADTLALIIGNAVPYSISTQRMALFGGVLLLVAVGGTALSLARIARVDPLDAINKAG, from the coding sequence GTGTTCCTTGCGCTTCGTGAGATTCGGCACGCCAAGCTGCGGTTCGCGTTAATCACCGGCGTCATCATCATGGTTTCGACACTCGTATTCAGTCTCTCCGGGCTAGCAAATGGTCTCAGCGCTGGCAACACCGCGGCGATCGATGCGATGCCAATCGATGGGATGGTCATCAGCAACGGGAGTGATGTTCTCCTGGACCGTTCTTCCGTGGGAGCAGACGACGCTGATTCGATCGCATCCATCGCTGGGATTGAGGCCGCCGAGCCACTCGGTGTGTCCTCGGCGAGCATCAGGAAGCAAGGCGAGACCAGCCTCCTGGGGGTCTCCTTCTTCGGTGTCGTCCCCGGTGGTTTGCTCGAGCCCCATATTCAGAAGGGGGAGCGCCTGGGCGCAGTGGCGCACGGTGTGGTCATCGACGAATCTCTGGTGGACGACGGCATCGGGCTGGGTGACACGTTCACAACTGAGCCAGATGGCGTCGAACTCACCGTCGTGGGGATCACGACCGGCAAGACCTATCGCCTCGCACCAGTTGTCTTCATGCCGCTTGATCTTTGGCAGCAGATCCAGCCAGTCCGCCAAGGCGCAGCGCAGGATGATGTAACGGCAATCGTGGTTCGAGGTTCATCCGAGGCGATCGCGATGATCCCTGAGACAGTGCCAAACACGATGATCGGTACCAGGAATCAAATCGCTGACCATATTCCGGGCGAATCCGAGCAGAACGCTACGTTGTTGCTCATCCAGGTCTTCCTCGTCGTCATCGCAGCCGGCATCATCGCCGCGTTCTTCTACATCATCACGTTGCAAAAGATGCCAGAGCTGGGCGTTATGAAGGCGATCGGCACCGGCACCGGCTACCTTGCACGCACGCTCATTACGCAGGTCCTTGCGCTGGCGATAGTTGGAGTGCTGATCGGGATCTCGATAGCAGATACGCTCGCGCTCATCATTGGTAACGCGGTCCCATACAGCATCTCGACCCAACGTATGGCCCTGTTCGGCGGCGTGCTCCTGCTTGTCGCAGTTGGTGGCACGGCCCTGTCGCTCGCGCGTATCGCGCGGGTCGATCCACTAGACGCGATCAACAAGGCCGGGTAA